A part of Actinobaculum sp. 313 genomic DNA contains:
- a CDS encoding DNA polymerase Y family protein, with product MRQGAVWIPDWEVTAAEISGEVPAGTPAAVCGGKGVLAVNAWAKRRGIRPGMSRREAHATCPETVLLAPDPERGMRRFEPILQALDRHIARLTVLEPGSVIFTSRGAVRTAGSEQALAEALIGEIADIAGCEANVGFAEGTLATLLAARESLMLSSAESADYLAAQPATQVLNALPVMGRKAEVEQYIGILARLGIRTLGGIHCLGAAALTTRFGAMGNQLWVLASGADMRLHPQGMRAQDLALSRSFEPPLQQAEAAAFAARILAEQLSNEMTSRGLTGGQLTITAVLESGDDLTRSWMMDGGGARDITDRVRWQLASWIDADGGGSAICRLELHMADMLPAGYRPQPLWGGRSAGDELAARTAVRMQALVGEDGVRVAYNVGGRLPADRYEECPWGQVFPSSGKEKEFPWPGGIPDPRPPCCIPRRSPSTSQASVAILFTYPDWGY from the coding sequence ATGAGACAGGGAGCAGTGTGGATACCTGATTGGGAGGTGACCGCAGCCGAAATTTCCGGTGAAGTGCCAGCCGGTACCCCGGCTGCCGTGTGCGGCGGAAAGGGCGTGCTGGCTGTTAACGCTTGGGCCAAGCGGCGTGGTATTCGTCCGGGAATGAGCCGGAGGGAGGCGCATGCGACTTGTCCGGAAACCGTCTTGCTTGCCCCTGACCCCGAACGGGGTATGCGGCGTTTTGAGCCGATATTGCAAGCTTTGGACCGTCACATCGCGCGGCTCACCGTACTGGAACCGGGCAGCGTGATTTTCACATCCCGCGGTGCTGTACGCACTGCGGGTTCAGAACAGGCATTGGCGGAGGCTCTGATCGGGGAAATTGCAGATATTGCTGGCTGTGAGGCAAACGTGGGTTTTGCGGAAGGAACTCTTGCCACACTGCTGGCGGCCCGGGAGAGTCTTATGCTTTCTTCGGCCGAATCAGCCGACTACCTAGCGGCGCAACCTGCCACACAGGTGTTGAATGCCCTTCCGGTAATGGGAAGAAAAGCGGAGGTCGAACAGTACATTGGCATACTCGCTCGGCTGGGAATTAGAACGCTGGGTGGTATTCACTGTCTCGGGGCAGCCGCACTTACCACTCGTTTTGGCGCGATGGGAAACCAACTGTGGGTGCTGGCATCCGGAGCCGATATGCGACTCCACCCGCAGGGCATGCGGGCACAAGACCTGGCACTATCACGCAGTTTTGAACCACCGTTGCAGCAGGCGGAGGCAGCGGCTTTCGCTGCTCGTATATTGGCGGAGCAGCTCAGCAATGAGATGACGTCCCGGGGGCTGACCGGAGGTCAACTCACGATTACTGCTGTACTGGAATCGGGAGATGACCTCACCCGTTCCTGGATGATGGACGGTGGTGGCGCACGTGACATCACGGATCGAGTGCGCTGGCAACTTGCCAGTTGGATAGATGCAGATGGTGGCGGGTCCGCGATTTGTCGGCTCGAGCTACACATGGCAGATATGTTGCCCGCAGGTTACCGGCCGCAACCATTGTGGGGCGGGCGTAGTGCCGGTGACGAACTTGCTGCGCGTACGGCCGTGCGTATGCAGGCGCTGGTTGGTGAGGACGGAGTACGAGTTGCCTATAACGTTGGCGGGCGTCTACCTGCAGACCGCTACGAAGAATGTCCATGGGGACAAGTCTTCCCGAGCAGCGGGAAGGAAAAAGAGTTCCCTTGGCCGGGAGGAATCCCCGACCCCCGCCCGCCTTGCTGCATCCCACGCCGATCACCATCGACGTCACAGGCGAGTGTGGCCATCCTCTTCACGTATCCGGACTGGGGGTACTGA
- a CDS encoding mannonate dehydratase, with the protein MKMTFRWYGEAYDPIPLQYIRQIPGMSGIMGVLNQYAAGEVWASEAIQKLVAQVNASGLECEVIESVNVHEEIKLGKPSRDQYIANYCQTLKNLAEYGIRVVIYNFMPVFDWLRTELYHENEDGSTCLYYNHADVEGMTPAEIVARTAAGSGGFTLPGWEPERLSQLESVLAQYESISADDLRENYRYFLEGIIPTCEKVGIRMAVHPDDPAWELFGIPRICNSRDDLDKIVRLVDSPANSLCVCSGSLGSNPSNDVPTIFREFGERGRIAAAHVRNVRHLGEKHFQEAAHLSSDGSLDMEAIMEAIHDTCPDVYVRPDHGRMVWGETGRPGYPLYDRAMGAVYLNGLYEAISKIKGRD; encoded by the coding sequence ATGAAAATGACATTTCGCTGGTACGGCGAAGCCTATGATCCCATTCCATTGCAGTACATCCGGCAGATTCCCGGTATGAGCGGCATAATGGGCGTGCTCAACCAGTACGCAGCCGGAGAGGTATGGGCGAGCGAGGCGATCCAAAAGCTGGTTGCACAGGTCAACGCCTCCGGCCTGGAGTGCGAGGTGATCGAATCGGTTAATGTGCACGAAGAGATCAAACTCGGCAAACCTTCCCGCGACCAGTACATTGCGAATTACTGTCAGACCCTGAAAAACTTGGCTGAATACGGCATTCGAGTCGTGATCTACAACTTCATGCCGGTATTCGACTGGCTGCGCACCGAGCTCTACCACGAAAACGAGGACGGCTCCACCTGTCTCTATTACAACCACGCCGACGTGGAAGGAATGACGCCGGCGGAGATCGTCGCCCGCACTGCCGCCGGGTCAGGGGGATTCACATTGCCCGGCTGGGAGCCGGAGCGGCTCTCGCAGCTGGAATCGGTACTTGCCCAATACGAGAGTATTTCCGCCGACGACCTGCGTGAAAACTATCGCTACTTCCTGGAGGGAATCATTCCCACCTGCGAAAAAGTCGGGATCCGTATGGCGGTGCACCCTGACGATCCGGCCTGGGAACTGTTTGGAATCCCGCGCATATGTAACTCGCGTGACGACCTCGACAAGATTGTCCGTCTAGTCGATTCGCCCGCGAACTCACTGTGCGTATGTTCGGGGTCGCTGGGCTCCAATCCATCCAATGATGTGCCGACCATCTTCCGTGAATTCGGTGAACGCGGGCGCATAGCGGCTGCGCATGTGCGTAATGTGCGGCATCTGGGCGAAAAACACTTCCAAGAGGCGGCGCATCTCTCCTCCGACGGCTCGCTGGATATGGAAGCAATTATGGAGGCGATTCATGACACGTGCCCGGATGTGTATGTCCGGCCCGACCATGGCCGCATGGTCTGGGGTGAGACCGGGCGACCGGGATATCCGTTGTATGACCGGGCGATGGGTGCGGTCTACCTGAACGGATTGTACGAAGCAATTTCCAAGATTAAGGGGCGTGACTAG
- a CDS encoding sugar kinase, producing MSTGLTLRPAVDCAYDIVALGEVMLRLDPGEGRIRTARSFDVYEGGGEYNVARGLRRCFGKKGAIVTALVRDEVGALAENLILASGLDTRFIQWVPSDGVGRSVRNGLNFTERGFGVRGAVGCSDRGNTAVSQMDASSVDWDYLFGELGVRWLHTGGIFAALSETTAAVAKAAMRAAKRYGTAVSYDLNYRPSLWQSIGGQAKAQEVNRELAPYVDVMIGNEEDFTAALGFEVEGMDENLSVLPVASFQEMIERVSASYPNLQVVGTTLRAVKTASVNDWGAIAWSRKEGFAQALQRNDLEILDRVGGGDSFASGLIYGLMEFDDVTVAVDYGAAHGALAMTTPGDTSMASLDEVERLVAGGGARVQR from the coding sequence ATGAGTACCGGGCTTACGCTGCGCCCGGCAGTAGATTGCGCATATGACATTGTGGCTCTGGGAGAGGTCATGCTGCGGCTTGATCCCGGGGAAGGACGGATTCGCACCGCACGGTCTTTCGATGTCTACGAGGGAGGAGGGGAATACAACGTCGCGCGCGGGCTGCGTCGCTGCTTTGGAAAGAAGGGAGCAATCGTAACCGCTCTCGTGCGTGACGAGGTAGGAGCTTTGGCGGAAAACCTCATTCTCGCCTCCGGCCTCGATACGCGTTTCATCCAGTGGGTACCTTCCGATGGCGTCGGCCGCTCGGTGCGCAATGGGCTTAATTTCACCGAACGAGGTTTTGGTGTCCGTGGAGCGGTCGGCTGCTCTGATCGTGGAAACACGGCAGTTTCACAGATGGATGCCAGCAGCGTGGATTGGGACTATCTTTTCGGCGAACTGGGTGTGCGCTGGCTGCATACGGGCGGTATTTTCGCCGCGCTGTCCGAAACAACGGCCGCGGTGGCGAAGGCCGCGATGCGCGCTGCCAAACGCTACGGAACCGCTGTGTCTTACGATCTGAACTATCGCCCGTCACTGTGGCAGTCAATTGGAGGTCAGGCCAAGGCGCAGGAGGTCAACCGCGAGCTGGCGCCGTACGTTGACGTGATGATCGGCAATGAGGAGGACTTTACCGCAGCGCTTGGCTTTGAGGTGGAAGGAATGGATGAGAATCTGTCTGTGCTTCCCGTCGCGTCTTTCCAGGAAATGATTGAGCGTGTATCGGCGTCCTACCCGAACCTTCAGGTTGTTGGCACGACTCTACGCGCGGTGAAAACGGCATCCGTTAACGACTGGGGTGCTATCGCGTGGTCGCGTAAGGAAGGTTTCGCGCAGGCGCTGCAACGCAATGATCTGGAGATTCTTGATCGCGTTGGAGGTGGTGACTCCTTCGCCTCCGGCCTGATCTACGGTCTGATGGAGTTCGACGACGTCACCGTCGCAGTCGACTACGGTGCGGCTCACGGTGCGCTGGCCATGACGACGCCCGGGGATACCTCGATGGCATCGTTGGATGAGGTGGAGCGACTAGTGGCAGGTGGAGGTGCACGGGTTCAACGGTAA
- a CDS encoding MFS transporter: MSETVSEPTKAPLAERTTVDLVKAAMSGWLGTALEFMDFQLYSLAAALVFKDLFFPEGSTGVAVMASMAVYGVGYFARPVGAWYFGRLGDRVGRKQVLFITITMMGVATTLIGCLPTYNQVGFLAPLLLVILRLVQGFGAGAEISGAAVMLAEYAPTRHRGVISSLVALGTNCGTLFASAVWGVLVAVMSEEALIAWGWRIPFLGSVLVMVAAVWIRIHLKETPVYEATQEELLEAYDQPIPEKKKDLEKVVVRPTAKISGKAFWFAFFLRFGQSGNSGMIQTYLVSFIVDFLLFPRSVATNVVIYSSLVGFVTVPLIGLLGDRFGRRAIYRTITVSAMILAFPLFHVIVSQEPGSLTFYVSYIALHNLSVLAFFSLENITMAEMFGSQRRYEALALSKEIPNLITAGMGPFVAATLVEVTKSWIPLACLMVFYSASTFLSSVFMPDTTGRDLTDPKDAA; encoded by the coding sequence ATGTCTGAAACAGTGAGCGAGCCGACGAAGGCTCCGCTTGCCGAGCGAACGACCGTCGACTTGGTCAAAGCGGCGATGTCGGGGTGGCTTGGAACGGCGCTCGAATTCATGGATTTCCAGCTCTATTCGTTAGCCGCTGCGCTGGTGTTCAAGGATTTGTTCTTCCCGGAAGGAAGTACCGGTGTTGCCGTTATGGCATCGATGGCCGTCTATGGCGTGGGATACTTCGCACGTCCAGTCGGAGCGTGGTACTTCGGCCGACTCGGTGACAGGGTCGGACGTAAACAAGTCCTCTTCATCACCATCACGATGATGGGTGTGGCCACCACGCTTATTGGCTGCCTGCCAACCTATAACCAGGTCGGCTTCCTTGCACCGCTGTTGCTCGTCATCCTGCGTCTGGTGCAGGGCTTCGGTGCCGGTGCGGAGATCTCAGGCGCGGCGGTCATGCTGGCGGAGTATGCGCCAACTAGGCATCGCGGAGTTATCTCGTCCCTGGTTGCCCTTGGAACGAACTGCGGCACGCTATTCGCATCGGCCGTATGGGGAGTCCTTGTGGCAGTTATGTCGGAGGAGGCTCTTATTGCGTGGGGATGGAGAATCCCCTTCCTCGGCTCGGTGCTGGTGATGGTAGCTGCTGTGTGGATCAGAATTCATTTGAAGGAGACTCCGGTTTACGAGGCGACGCAGGAGGAGCTGCTGGAAGCCTATGACCAGCCCATTCCGGAGAAAAAGAAGGATCTGGAGAAAGTTGTTGTCAGGCCGACGGCGAAGATCTCGGGTAAGGCATTCTGGTTTGCTTTCTTCCTACGATTCGGCCAGTCGGGTAATTCCGGCATGATTCAGACCTACCTGGTCTCCTTCATCGTCGATTTCTTGCTCTTCCCGCGTTCCGTTGCCACAAATGTCGTAATCTACTCGTCTCTGGTTGGGTTTGTCACGGTTCCGCTGATTGGTCTGTTGGGAGACCGATTCGGACGACGCGCTATCTACCGCACTATTACGGTCAGCGCAATGATTCTTGCCTTCCCACTATTCCACGTTATTGTTTCGCAGGAGCCGGGCAGCCTGACCTTCTACGTCAGTTATATTGCGTTGCACAACTTGTCGGTGCTTGCCTTCTTCTCGCTTGAGAACATCACCATGGCGGAGATGTTTGGCTCGCAACGACGTTACGAGGCGCTGGCGCTGTCCAAAGAGATTCCGAACCTCATCACGGCGGGAATGGGGCCATTCGTTGCCGCGACACTGGTGGAAGTTACGAAGTCGTGGATTCCATTGGCTTGCTTGATGGTGTTCTACTCTGCTTCGACCTTCCTCTCCTCCGTATTCATGCCGGACACGACGGGACGAGACCTTACCGATCCAAAGGATGCTGCATAA
- the eda gene encoding bifunctional 4-hydroxy-2-oxoglutarate aldolase/2-dehydro-3-deoxy-phosphogluconate aldolase, whose translation MQDTREEQIAELLAANPVVPVVVIDDPRDALAAGQALVAGGIHCAEVTFRTEGAAAAIEAMRQVEGLTVGAGTVIHAVQAEAAIARGATFLVSPGFSAEVAQVARAQNIPFVPGGATPTEIIAILDAGMTTVKFFPAQAMGGLPVLKAFSAPFPQVRFLPTGGISAANMTEWLEQPFIPSVGGSWMITRSMVAQHKFDEITALSAQAIAIARGER comes from the coding sequence GTGCAAGATACGCGCGAAGAACAGATCGCTGAACTCCTGGCGGCAAATCCGGTAGTTCCCGTTGTTGTTATCGATGACCCGCGCGATGCCCTCGCTGCCGGCCAGGCACTTGTAGCCGGCGGTATTCACTGTGCCGAGGTGACCTTCCGCACCGAAGGGGCAGCCGCAGCTATCGAGGCAATGCGGCAGGTAGAGGGTCTGACCGTCGGAGCGGGGACCGTGATCCACGCGGTGCAGGCTGAGGCTGCAATTGCGCGCGGCGCCACCTTCCTGGTCTCGCCCGGCTTCTCTGCCGAGGTTGCGCAGGTCGCGCGGGCGCAGAACATACCGTTCGTACCTGGAGGAGCAACCCCAACGGAGATCATTGCAATTCTCGATGCCGGTATGACGACGGTGAAGTTCTTCCCCGCTCAAGCTATGGGAGGTCTGCCGGTACTCAAGGCGTTCTCGGCGCCTTTCCCGCAGGTGCGATTCCTTCCCACGGGTGGCATTAGCGCCGCGAATATGACTGAGTGGCTGGAGCAGCCCTTTATCCCTTCGGTCGGTGGCTCCTGGATGATCACCCGGTCAATGGTGGCACAGCACAAGTTTGATGAGATAACGGCCCTTTCGGCACAGGCGATTGCGATTGCTAGGGGTGAGAGATGA
- a CDS encoding alcohol dehydrogenase catalytic domain-containing protein → MKAVTVYGAGDLRVTEIEDPQAGPGQVRIKMEYGGICGSDLAYWKHGASGTAILREPLVLGHEVAGRIDQLGDGVAGLELGQAVTVNPATPVGEYHVPAHLRGETICGLRSVISVRLLFYRTSRAVFPPIVWCVRK, encoded by the coding sequence ATGAAAGCTGTAACTGTCTATGGCGCAGGTGACCTGCGCGTCACTGAAATCGAAGACCCCCAAGCCGGTCCCGGCCAGGTTCGTATCAAAATGGAGTATGGCGGGATTTGTGGATCCGACCTCGCGTATTGGAAACACGGTGCGTCCGGCACCGCCATTCTCCGGGAGCCGCTGGTGCTTGGGCACGAGGTGGCAGGTCGGATTGACCAGCTTGGCGACGGTGTAGCGGGCTTGGAACTTGGGCAGGCTGTGACGGTGAATCCCGCAACACCAGTGGGGGAGTATCATGTTCCCGCGCATCTGCGGGGAGAGACAATCTGTGGCCTGAGGTCCGTTATTTCGGTTCGGCTGCTTTTCTACCGCACGAGCAGGGCGGTTTTTCCACCTATCGTGTGGTGCGTGCGGAAATGA
- a CDS encoding zinc-binding dehydrogenase produces the protein MRAEMIRPLPENVSTRHGAVAEPLGVAIHAVGRAGGVRGKRILVNGAGPIGSLVVAAAKHAGAAEVWAADLSPTALSIAEQLGADHVLDRSAGQELPVDVDIAFDASGAPRALGDVFLSVVRGGRFVQVGNLPTGEVPVALGQLVTREIDYVGSYRFSDEITDAIAATADGLNVEPLLTHTFDIEDALEAFETAGDRSTGSSKVLLKLS, from the coding sequence GTGCGTGCGGAAATGATTCGCCCCTTGCCGGAGAATGTTTCTACGCGGCATGGGGCGGTTGCGGAACCGCTTGGTGTGGCGATACATGCGGTTGGGCGTGCCGGGGGTGTGCGGGGTAAACGCATCCTGGTCAATGGCGCGGGTCCAATAGGATCGCTGGTAGTTGCTGCAGCAAAGCATGCTGGCGCGGCTGAAGTGTGGGCGGCCGATCTATCGCCGACGGCTCTTAGTATCGCCGAACAACTTGGAGCGGACCATGTGCTTGACCGGTCGGCGGGCCAGGAGCTACCGGTTGATGTCGATATTGCTTTCGATGCTTCTGGAGCTCCGCGCGCACTGGGCGATGTTTTTCTATCCGTGGTACGCGGTGGACGGTTTGTGCAGGTAGGCAATCTCCCAACGGGCGAAGTGCCTGTAGCGCTGGGGCAATTGGTAACGCGGGAGATTGACTACGTTGGCTCCTACCGTTTCTCTGATGAGATTACGGATGCGATTGCGGCCACGGCAGATGGCTTGAATGTAGAGCCGCTGCTGACGCATACCTTCGATATAGAAGATGCGCTTGAAGCATTTGAAACCGCCGGGGATCGATCTACTGGATCGTCGAAAGTTCTCCTCAAACTGAGCTGA